The nucleotide window CACTGTGGTGCCGATATTTTCGCCGAGAACAAGGGCAAGGGCGGTCGGATAGCCTAAGAGCCCGGATGAAGCAAGGGTCATCGTCAATCCAACCGTGGCTGAAGAAGATTGAACGGCAACCGTCAGAACTGTGCCCATAAAGACACACAGCAGAATACCGCCGATACTGTCCGTACTGAATGTTGTAAAAAATTCAATAAACTGCGGATCGGTTTTTATGGGTGCCAGACCATTTTTCATGACGGTCATGCCATAAAAAAGCAGTCCAAAACCTAAAATAATGTCACCGATATATCTGTAGTTTCTTTTTTTTGAAAAATATTTCAGGCCCACACCAAGGGCAATGGCAGGCAAAGCTGCTGCCGTCAGCTCAAATGCGATCATCTGCCCGGTAATGGTGGTCCCGACATTGGCACCAATGATCACTCCCACGGTCTGCTCAAGAGACATAATGCCGGCACTGGCAAACCCGATCAACATTACGGTAGTGGCGGATGACGATTGAACCATGGCCGTAACCCCCGCACCAGTTGCGCATCCCATAAATCTGTTGGAAGAGATTGCTTCCAGAATTCGTCTGATTTTCTGACCTGCCGTAGCCTGAAGGCCTTCTGTCATCATCTTCATTCCAAGAATGAAGAGGCCAAGTCCGCCAAGGGTTTGAATTATTATGCCTGTTATGTTCAATTTCTTTCCTCTTTGTTTATTTTTTCTATGAAAGTCTTGAAAAAATCAAACAAAGACCCTCATATCTTATTGTAAGCAAACCCGGATACACTGTCAGGCAGTGCCCGTGGCAGTTACAACTATTGTTGCTAACAAAACTCCAACAAAATCCTAACAAACCAGGAGGGTTATATCTTAAATCTATGAATTTTTCAATTGGGAAATACGCGCAAGATCACGGCTTGAATTTACGCAGGGAAAAAGCGTATTATTAGTAAAAACAGGATGTTCCAAAAGATTAAATTTTGATTGTTTGACTGCATCCGACCACATGGGGGTGTGGGGAATGGGAGTATAGTAGGCAAGCACAGGAATTATCCCAGCATGTTTGACAACCTGAACAGAGGCTTCCACATCATCCAGATTTTGTCCGGGCAAACCGCACAGCAAATAGGCCCCGATCTGTTTTTCCTCAAAACCGGCAGCCTTGAGATGGGCAATTGCATTAAAAAATTCATTTTCCGCAACTTTTACATCATGGCTTCGATCTGCTGAGAAATCAGTGGTTTCAAGACCCAGGCGGATGGTTTTAAAACCGGCTTCAAACATTAAATCTGCAGCCTTTCTTGTAATTTCCCGGATATGGAGGGCATTGGGGGTATGAAAAAAGAGATCCATTTTTGATGCGATGATCTTTTCAAACAACAAAAATGCATATTTTCCGGCATTCACCAGCAGGGCATCATCATAAAAGGCAAAATTTTTAACCCCATGGCTGTAATGCCAGTGTTCTATCTCTTTGAACACATTTTCAGGAGATCGTCGCCTAAGCTTTGGCTCCAGGTATGAGGAGGCGCAGTATTCGCAGGAAAAAGGGCATCCCCTTGATGTTAAAACAGGTGCGTAGACAATTTTATTTTGAAGATCAAGAGCAGGAAAGGGCAAGTCATCCAGGTCATTCACTCTATTAGATATACCAGGCACATCAGACACACCGGATATCTCAACATCAGGTATATTAACATCAGGCAAATTGCCGGCATCCAGTTCAAACCCTGTAAACTTTTGGATAATATTTTTCAATTGATGCTCGCCAGGGCCTTTTATCACAAGGTCTGCCAAGGTGTTTTTGGCTGCATGATCATGGCAGAGGCTTGCATAGATTCCCCCTAAAACAACCGGTATATCAGGATAAACCTCTTTGACTGCTTCTATGGTCTCTTGAACCCCTGAAGCCCAATAGGTCATCAGGGAAGTGACAAAAATAATATCAGGTTTGTTTATCTGCTCCAGATCCTCTTTAAACCATTGGGGTTTGATGCCATAGCGGGAAAACTTTTTACCTGTGTTTTCAAGCCCCTGGGGCAAATCAATTTGAGTTTTCCGAAACGGCCCCCTGCCGTCCCAAAGCACTTTCATCTGACTGGGTTCCCTGGGATGAAAC belongs to Desulfobacula toluolica Tol2 and includes:
- a CDS encoding B12-binding domain-containing radical SAM protein, whose product is MKTDSPHILCVNPWIHDFAAFDFWAKPLGLLTLAAIMREKGITVSYIDCLDRFHPREPSQMKVLWDGRGPFRKTQIDLPQGLENTGKKFSRYGIKPQWFKEDLEQINKPDIIFVTSLMTYWASGVQETIEAVKEVYPDIPVVLGGIYASLCHDHAAKNTLADLVIKGPGEHQLKNIIQKFTGFELDAGNLPDVNIPDVEISGVSDVPGISNRVNDLDDLPFPALDLQNKIVYAPVLTSRGCPFSCEYCASSYLEPKLRRRSPENVFKEIEHWHYSHGVKNFAFYDDALLVNAGKYAFLLFEKIIASKMDLFFHTPNALHIREITRKAADLMFEAGFKTIRLGLETTDFSADRSHDVKVAENEFFNAIAHLKAAGFEEKQIGAYLLCGLPGQNLDDVEASVQVVKHAGIIPVLAYYTPIPHTPMWSDAVKQSKFNLLEHPVFTNNTLFPCVNSSRDLARISQLKNS